A single Pseudomonas sp. DC1.2 DNA region contains:
- a CDS encoding GNAT family N-acetyltransferase, with protein sequence MYIRARVAADDNALAALWERSVRATHDFLTEDDVQFFYPLVRDAYLPALTVWVGDHPDGTPAGFIATSADNVQMLFVEPAQRGQGVGRQLLDHVKFLHDVLSVDVSEQNAQAHGFYLHYGFEQIGRSQRDGQGRPFPVIHLALKPS encoded by the coding sequence GTGTACATTCGAGCGCGAGTCGCTGCCGACGACAACGCCCTGGCCGCGTTATGGGAACGTTCGGTGCGGGCCACGCACGACTTCCTGACCGAAGACGATGTGCAGTTTTTCTATCCCCTCGTGCGCGACGCGTATTTGCCGGCACTGACGGTATGGGTCGGCGACCACCCGGACGGAACGCCGGCAGGCTTCATTGCGACCAGCGCCGATAACGTACAGATGCTGTTTGTCGAACCGGCCCAACGCGGTCAAGGCGTTGGCCGGCAGTTGCTCGACCACGTCAAATTTCTGCATGACGTCTTGAGCGTGGACGTGAGTGAACAAAACGCCCAGGCTCACGGTTTCTATCTGCACTATGGTTTTGAACAGATCGGCCGCTCGCAACGCGATGGCCAAGGCCGGCCGTTTCCAGTGATTCACCTGGCACTCAAACCCAGTTAA